One window of Merismopedia glauca CCAP 1448/3 genomic DNA carries:
- a CDS encoding acyl-CoA thioesterase → MNNSTDRWFIYPITVHPHHTDYGGIAWHGSYIAWMEEARVECLRAVGMNYAELVAAGCELPVVELSVRYHYSLKMGMQALVKTRMTEAIKPRICWKYRIESPDGEQTYVTATVTLVPVDREKGKIMRQLPETVNDALLKISNLGRL, encoded by the coding sequence ATGAATAACTCTACCGATCGCTGGTTTATCTATCCTATTACCGTTCATCCCCATCATACAGATTACGGTGGGATAGCTTGGCACGGCAGTTATATCGCATGGATGGAAGAAGCTAGAGTAGAGTGTTTGCGCGCTGTCGGTATGAACTATGCCGAATTAGTCGCTGCGGGGTGCGAGTTACCAGTAGTAGAACTCAGCGTGCGCTACCATTATTCACTCAAAATGGGAATGCAGGCTTTAGTCAAAACTCGCATGACAGAAGCAATTAAGCCTCGTATTTGCTGGAAATATCGAATTGAGTCTCCAGATGGAGAGCAAACATATGTTACCGCCACTGTTACTTTAGTCCCTGTAGACCGGGAAAAAGGTAAGATTATGCGTCAGTTACCTGAGACGGTGAATGATGCTCTCCTGAAAATTAGTAACCTAGGGAGACTTTAA